A region of Syntrophales bacterium DNA encodes the following proteins:
- a CDS encoding alcohol dehydrogenase catalytic domain-containing protein, producing MKKILLNEDRKLEVLETSPPGVPRGGVLVSMSVAAVCRTDLKMFESGQRDLSLPRILGHEGVGEIIESDNPSFETGAMVAIYPGIFCGECEQCKRGITAQCQKIRIYGFNEDGFFRSIIPFHEGQLRSLVPFPKGLDPEQAVLAEPLACCLNAVRKFKSVKKERALIIGAGAVGSIFAALLKMENWGEIIIADMNRQRLLDELPRGVKTIDTSSSSLFESLDNKKVDLIIPACPDGLKLPFWEIMNQGGCVSFFSGNHKGDELLPIDMNAVHYKELTLAGSYGCNIGDFRSALNMLAAERIDLTFFRFYRIPVEEISDGMETLSRQSIKKVIINRF from the coding sequence ATGAAAAAGATATTGTTAAATGAAGATCGAAAACTTGAAGTTTTGGAGACGTCCCCGCCCGGAGTACCTCGTGGCGGTGTTCTCGTCTCGATGAGTGTAGCGGCCGTCTGCCGGACGGATCTTAAGATGTTTGAGTCCGGACAGAGAGATTTATCCCTTCCCAGGATACTCGGTCATGAAGGTGTCGGAGAGATAATAGAGAGTGATAATCCATCATTTGAGACCGGTGCCATGGTAGCCATATATCCCGGTATCTTTTGCGGAGAATGTGAACAATGCAAGAGGGGGATTACAGCTCAATGTCAGAAAATAAGGATATACGGCTTTAATGAAGACGGATTCTTCCGTTCAATCATCCCGTTTCATGAGGGGCAACTGCGTTCTCTTGTGCCTTTTCCAAAGGGTCTTGATCCTGAACAGGCAGTGCTTGCAGAACCTCTCGCCTGTTGCCTGAATGCTGTCAGAAAATTCAAGTCAGTAAAAAAAGAAAGAGCGCTGATTATAGGAGCCGGTGCTGTCGGGAGCATATTTGCCGCGCTTTTGAAAATGGAGAATTGGGGGGAAATAATCATAGCGGACATGAATCGGCAGAGGCTTTTGGATGAATTGCCCCGGGGTGTTAAGACTATCGATACATCAAGTTCCAGTCTTTTTGAGAGCTTAGATAATAAAAAAGTGGATTTGATTATTCCCGCCTGTCCTGATGGTCTCAAACTTCCCTTCTGGGAAATAATGAATCAGGGAGGCTGTGTTTCATTCTTTTCCGGAAATCATAAAGGTGATGAGTTGCTGCCGATCGATATGAATGCCGTACATTACAAAGAACTTACGCTCGCCGGCTCCTATGGCTGCAATATTGGAGATTTTCGCTCTGCGCTGAATATGCTGGCGGCGGAGCGAATCGATCTTACCTTTTTTCGGTTTTACAGGATACCGGTCGAAGAGATTTCGGATGGAATGGAGACCCTGAGCAGACAGAGTATTAAGAAAGTCATAATAAATAGATTTTAA
- the trpD gene encoding anthranilate phosphoribosyltransferase yields the protein MDEQSLRSFGQVINSLMAGENLTRQMSREMFCEILAGRQPDIHQGAALAALRMKGETAEEIAGCFEAIYDVDTNKGSIEGLQVVENCGTGMDSLKTFNISTLSAIVSASLGVSLARHGARAITSRCGTVDLCEALGVDVECDVDMVCRSIESSGLGLFNGMSPTVHPGGLGRILSQIRFGSTLNIAASLANPVLPRIGVRGVGSPEQIEPAINVMRQIGYQKAIVFHGFDRDGDRGMDELSTLGVSRLAILKENGETEFQEIRPEDVGLPRGNYEEIRPYGSVEEEAVDAVKTLAGRGNKSRTEIVALNTAVILWIVGKSSSLREGVDIALKEIMSGKPLTKLLEWVRVQNRNPDEGIGRVMTLSDKADIHYINH from the coding sequence ATGGATGAACAATCACTTAGGTCATTCGGTCAGGTAATAAATTCGTTGATGGCAGGGGAAAATCTCACTCGGCAAATGTCCAGGGAAATGTTCTGCGAGATTTTAGCCGGACGTCAACCTGACATACACCAAGGGGCGGCGCTGGCTGCTCTCAGAATGAAGGGGGAAACAGCGGAGGAGATAGCGGGCTGTTTCGAAGCCATCTATGACGTGGACACAAATAAGGGGAGTATTGAAGGTCTACAGGTTGTTGAAAATTGTGGAACAGGCATGGACAGTCTCAAGACATTCAATATCAGCACCCTTTCCGCCATCGTATCGGCAAGTCTCGGTGTTTCCCTGGCACGACACGGTGCCCGTGCGATCACCTCTCGGTGCGGCACGGTTGACCTATGTGAAGCACTGGGCGTGGATGTGGAATGTGATGTAGATATGGTTTGCCGGTCAATTGAATCGAGTGGTCTCGGTCTTTTTAACGGAATGAGCCCAACTGTTCACCCAGGCGGTCTCGGAAGGATACTGTCTCAAATTAGATTTGGCTCCACTCTGAACATTGCCGCGTCGCTGGCCAATCCGGTTCTGCCTCGCATCGGTGTGCGGGGTGTGGGATCCCCTGAGCAGATTGAACCGGCAATAAACGTGATGAGACAAATAGGCTATCAAAAGGCGATAGTATTTCATGGGTTTGATCGAGACGGCGACAGGGGCATGGACGAGCTTTCAACGCTTGGGGTTTCCAGACTTGCTATTCTAAAGGAGAATGGAGAAACAGAATTTCAGGAAATTAGACCGGAGGATGTGGGCCTGCCCCGCGGTAATTACGAAGAAATAAGGCCGTATGGCAGCGTGGAGGAAGAAGCTGTTGATGCCGTCAAAACCCTTGCAGGAAGGGGAAACAAGTCACGGACAGAAATCGTTGCCCTCAACACGGCGGTTATTCTCTGGATAGTCGGAAAATCATCCTCCCTCCGGGAAGGTGTTGATATTGCCTTGAAGGAGATTATGTCGGGAAAACCGTTAACCAAATTACTTGAGTGGGTCAGGGTTCAAAACAGAAATCCTGATGAGGGTATTGGGAGAGTCATGACGCTTTCCGATAAAGCGGATATACATTATATTAACCATTAA
- a CDS encoding lipid A deacylase LpxR family protein — MYLSKRVLLTKIAVFFVITFISFVFQVQAQEPEESQKAWTFSIYFENDLFTHTDQHYTNGTKLSWISPDLANYEESGKLPGWSLPLVHSLPFINEPDLQRNIVLSIGQNMYTPEDISKKDLIEYDRPYAGWTYFGIAFHSKNDRRLDSIEFQVGIVGPESFTEQTQKFVHSARGINRPNGWDNQLKNEPGLNIICERKWRLLEAKPGLGFDTITHLGCSVGNVSTYANTGIEARFGWNIPRDFGVSLIRPAGDTGAPVDEQDPRFFGIRGFSLHFFTSIDGRAVLRDIFLDGNTFTDSHSVDKKHFVADIAAGISIMFHRFKLSYAQVFRTKEFREQEKEHTFGSITFSFTF, encoded by the coding sequence ATGTATTTGAGTAAAAGGGTCCTCTTAACGAAAATTGCCGTATTCTTCGTCATAACTTTCATTTCTTTTGTTTTTCAAGTACAGGCTCAGGAACCCGAAGAGTCCCAAAAGGCATGGACATTCAGCATCTATTTTGAGAACGACCTCTTTACGCATACCGACCAACATTATACAAACGGTACCAAATTATCCTGGATTTCTCCCGATTTGGCTAACTATGAAGAGAGCGGAAAATTGCCTGGCTGGAGTTTGCCTCTGGTTCATAGTCTTCCTTTCATCAATGAACCGGATTTACAACGCAATATTGTCCTGTCAATCGGTCAAAATATGTACACCCCTGAGGACATTTCCAAGAAGGACTTAATCGAATATGATAGACCCTATGCCGGATGGACTTATTTTGGTATTGCGTTTCATAGCAAGAATGATCGACGATTGGACTCCATTGAATTCCAAGTGGGTATTGTGGGACCCGAATCATTTACTGAACAGACACAGAAATTTGTCCATAGTGCACGGGGAATAAATCGTCCAAATGGCTGGGATAATCAGTTGAAGAACGAACCAGGCCTGAACATTATTTGTGAACGCAAATGGCGACTTTTGGAAGCCAAACCAGGGCTTGGTTTTGATACTATTACACATCTGGGCTGTTCAGTGGGTAATGTATCTACATATGCAAATACCGGGATCGAGGCCCGCTTTGGGTGGAATATCCCCCGGGATTTCGGAGTGTCTTTAATTCGACCGGCTGGCGATACGGGTGCCCCTGTCGATGAACAGGATCCCCGCTTCTTTGGGATTCGCGGTTTCAGTTTGCATTTCTTTACTTCCATAGATGGTCGTGCCGTTCTACGGGATATCTTTCTGGATGGGAACACGTTTACGGACAGTCACAGCGTTGACAAGAAGCATTTCGTTGCTGACATTGCCGCTGGAATAAGTATCATGTTTCATCGTTTTAAGTTGTCCTATGCCCAGGTGTTCCGTACAAAAGAATTCAGAGAACAGGAGAAAGAGCACACATTCGGTTCGATCACTTTTTCCTTTACGTTTTAA
- a CDS encoding DUF4384 domain-containing protein, whose product MTNSIRIGGCFIIFLSLLFLTVPQNVCGQDIRAVKVVPDQEKRSSIHEVDGYAYLSENMTMSQIRAAAFATAKRQALEAAKTYIKAKTKVKDFQVDYDMIWSNAEGAVTVLEQKDHGVVGNNRYHVWIKAEVLYDIKPKKPEGHQTAIMDSDAPLTVKVWTEKKHYGTGENIRIFIQGNRDFYARIVDVTSSGQIIQLLPNDYRKINFFRGGEVYTIPDKGDQFDLQVVPPYGEDHIVVYASEVPLGEVAMNSVGQGLRQYRGLQKNLAAQTRGIKVTGGGIDPDSGAEFYEATWTLTTKK is encoded by the coding sequence ATGACAAACAGTATTCGAATCGGCGGGTGTTTTATTATTTTTTTGTCCCTGTTATTTTTGACAGTACCACAAAACGTTTGCGGCCAGGATATCCGGGCCGTTAAAGTTGTGCCTGATCAGGAAAAACGCTCTTCCATACATGAGGTTGATGGTTATGCCTATCTTTCAGAGAACATGACAATGTCCCAGATACGGGCAGCTGCCTTTGCTACTGCCAAGAGACAGGCGCTGGAAGCCGCAAAAACCTATATCAAGGCGAAAACCAAGGTCAAAGATTTTCAGGTCGATTACGACATGATATGGTCCAATGCGGAAGGCGCTGTCACGGTTCTTGAACAGAAAGACCACGGTGTGGTGGGGAATAACCGCTACCATGTCTGGATCAAGGCTGAAGTTTTGTATGATATTAAGCCTAAGAAACCTGAAGGTCACCAGACGGCAATCATGGACAGCGATGCGCCGCTTACCGTAAAAGTCTGGACTGAGAAAAAGCACTACGGGACGGGTGAAAATATCAGGATCTTCATTCAGGGGAACCGTGACTTCTATGCACGGATTGTGGATGTTACATCGAGTGGACAGATTATTCAGCTCCTCCCCAATGACTATCGTAAGATAAACTTTTTTAGGGGTGGAGAAGTTTACACAATTCCGGACAAAGGAGACCAGTTTGATTTGCAAGTTGTGCCTCCGTATGGTGAAGACCACATCGTGGTTTATGCCAGCGAGGTGCCTCTGGGAGAGGTAGCCATGAATTCGGTCGGGCAGGGGCTCAGACAGTATCGTGGGTTACAGAAAAATCTGGCGGCGCAGACACGCGGTATCAAAGTAACAGGGGGCGGTATTGACCCGGACAGTGGCGCGGAATTCTACGAGGCTACCTGGACACTCACTACGAAGAAGTAA
- a CDS encoding histidine phosphatase family protein, producing the protein MEKKITTELIVVRHGETIWNEKGLIQGHLDTDLSPLGIRQAEAIAERLTEEKVTAIYSSDLKRSYKTAEYLAAKTEHKIIADSRLRERSLGIFQGLSMDEVKRKYPDEFNLYETAGPDYVVPEGESRRQQFERAIECIKEIVGRHAGGRIVVVTHGGVLNGLFRYVFDIPISVPTRFKLFNASINTFSIENGTWLLSTWGDVSHLQDIGVSVKWIDGD; encoded by the coding sequence ATGGAAAAGAAAATTACAACCGAACTTATAGTGGTGCGTCATGGCGAGACCATCTGGAATGAAAAAGGTCTGATACAAGGACACCTGGATACCGATCTCAGCCCGCTCGGAATTCGCCAGGCTGAAGCGATTGCAGAAAGATTGACAGAAGAAAAGGTTACAGCTATATACAGCAGTGACTTGAAGAGATCGTATAAGACTGCAGAATATCTTGCCGCTAAAACAGAACATAAAATAATTGCTGACAGCAGATTGAGGGAAAGAAGCCTGGGCATCTTCCAGGGCCTCTCAATGGATGAGGTCAAGAGAAAATATCCCGACGAATTCAATCTCTATGAAACGGCTGGTCCTGATTACGTTGTCCCTGAAGGAGAGAGCAGGAGACAACAATTCGAACGTGCAATCGAGTGCATCAAAGAGATTGTAGGGCGTCATGCTGGTGGGCGTATTGTTGTTGTGACCCACGGGGGAGTGCTCAATGGCCTGTTTCGATATGTCTTCGATATTCCTATTTCAGTGCCTACAAGATTTAAACTCTTCAATGCGAGCATAAATACATTTTCCATTGAAAACGGCACATGGCTGCTGAGCACATGGGGAGACGTCAGCCATCTTCAGGATATCGGCGTATCGGTGAAATGGATAGATGGTGATTGA
- a CDS encoding HAD family hydrolase, with product MHFQAVIFDLDGTLLDTLEDIANSANSMLTGYGFPAHEVDAYRYFVGDGVTMLVSRVLPAEKRNDDTIAECIKVFREIYSRSWNVNTRMYAGIPELLDALTVKRVKMAILSNKPDDFTKLCVNELLPNWSFEMILGQRDGIPQKPDPRGAHEIAENLGISPERFLYLGDTGVDMKTAINAKMFPVGALWGFRPPDELRKHGAKALIEQPMELLTLEP from the coding sequence ATGCATTTTCAAGCCGTAATCTTCGATCTCGATGGGACACTCCTTGATACACTGGAGGATATCGCCAACTCGGCAAACAGTATGCTGACAGGATACGGTTTCCCCGCGCACGAGGTAGACGCGTATCGCTACTTTGTCGGTGACGGGGTAACCATGCTTGTCTCGCGTGTACTGCCTGCTGAGAAGCGAAATGATGATACCATAGCGGAATGTATAAAGGTGTTTCGTGAAATTTACAGCCGCAGTTGGAATGTAAACACGAGGATGTATGCCGGCATACCGGAACTCCTCGATGCACTTACCGTCAAGCGGGTTAAGATGGCAATACTTTCCAACAAACCCGATGATTTTACCAAACTCTGTGTCAATGAACTCCTCCCCAACTGGAGCTTTGAAATGATACTTGGTCAGCGTGATGGAATCCCTCAAAAACCTGATCCACGCGGTGCTCACGAAATAGCTGAAAATCTCGGCATCTCACCGGAACGATTTTTGTATTTAGGGGATACCGGGGTTGACATGAAAACGGCCATTAATGCTAAAATGTTCCCGGTAGGAGCGCTATGGGGGTTTCGACCACCAGATGAACTACGGAAACACGGTGCGAAGGCATTGATCGAGCAGCCGATGGAACTCCTGACATTGGAACCGTAA
- a CDS encoding helix-turn-helix domain-containing protein: protein MQTCWNCEGKLQVIKDKSYNYVECGLDNVYLYGIIQYKCIECGEGGPEIPKVEELHLLIGRNIVCQEEQLTGPEIRFLRKELGLKSKEMAELLSVAPETYSKWENSRGNISRVHDKQLRLSYVLNAEDTAGKVLHEGIRFARSIVPRKAKDKKKIEISANEWLMPSKEPFFSKACI, encoded by the coding sequence ATGCAGACCTGTTGGAATTGTGAGGGGAAGTTACAGGTTATCAAGGATAAGTCATATAATTATGTGGAATGCGGCCTGGACAATGTGTATCTGTATGGAATAATCCAGTATAAATGCATCGAGTGCGGCGAAGGCGGTCCTGAGATTCCCAAGGTTGAGGAACTTCACCTTTTGATAGGTAGAAACATAGTGTGTCAAGAGGAACAATTGACGGGACCAGAAATCAGGTTTCTCAGAAAGGAACTCGGCCTGAAGAGCAAGGAAATGGCAGAACTTTTATCAGTGGCTCCTGAAACTTATTCCAAATGGGAGAATTCCCGGGGTAATATCTCCAGGGTTCACGATAAGCAGCTCAGACTTTCGTATGTCCTGAATGCCGAAGATACAGCAGGAAAGGTGTTGCACGAAGGCATCCGTTTCGCACGCAGCATTGTCCCCAGGAAAGCCAAAGATAAGAAGAAAATTGAAATAAGCGCCAACGAGTGGCTTATGCCCTCCAAAGAACCGTTTTTCAGCAAAGCTTGTATTTGA
- a CDS encoding DUF4258 domain-containing protein — protein MGFRNYMEPLSFKEAEKLIRKISQYGSVIPSTHARGQMKERDYTMRDVFHILKHGKIRKREENPDGQHKYHVHGKDIEGHKGTVVVAIVNRKLLVIVTVLGGME, from the coding sequence ATGGGATTTAGGAATTACATGGAACCGCTGTCCTTCAAAGAAGCAGAAAAGCTTATCAGAAAAATTTCACAATACGGGAGCGTTATCCCTTCAACACATGCAAGGGGGCAAATGAAAGAAAGGGATTACACGATGCGAGATGTATTCCATATTCTAAAGCACGGCAAAATTAGAAAAAGGGAAGAAAACCCAGACGGTCAACACAAATATCACGTACATGGCAAAGATATAGAAGGCCATAAAGGAACCGTAGTTGTAGCAATAGTGAACAGGAAATTGCTTGTTATTGTTACAGTTCTTGGAGGAATGGAATAA
- a CDS encoding type II toxin-antitoxin system RelE/ParE family toxin: MIKSFSCRDTEKLFNDKQVRRFQSFERQARKRLMVLHAAPSLEALMLNPGNKFHALGGDRKGQYAISINKQWRVCFEWRDGNAYNIEIIDYH, translated from the coding sequence ATGATTAAATCATTTTCTTGTCGGGACACTGAAAAACTATTCAACGACAAGCAAGTGCGACGTTTTCAATCTTTTGAGCGGCAGGCAAGAAAGCGGCTAATGGTTTTGCATGCCGCTCCGAGCTTGGAAGCATTGATGCTAAACCCTGGAAACAAATTTCATGCCCTGGGAGGAGATAGAAAGGGGCAATATGCTATCAGCATCAACAAGCAGTGGCGCGTTTGTTTTGAGTGGCGTGATGGCAATGCTTACAACATTGAAATTATTGATTATCATTGA
- a CDS encoding HigA family addiction module antitoxin, which yields MDAKKLLEPITPGEILRDDFMKPMGISINQLARDLAVPPNRISEIVNGKRAITADTALRLQRYFRIEAQFWLNLQSEYDLRMMKRKIWPDIERRIIPAQNGVKSRLGHRAEGA from the coding sequence ATGGATGCAAAAAAACTTCTTGAGCCAATTACACCGGGTGAAATACTGCGTGATGATTTTATGAAACCGATGGGCATCAGTATAAATCAGCTTGCGCGAGATCTTGCTGTTCCGCCCAATAGAATAAGTGAGATCGTTAACGGTAAACGGGCCATCACAGCTGATACCGCTCTCAGATTGCAGCGCTATTTTCGTATAGAAGCACAGTTTTGGTTGAATCTTCAGTCTGAATATGATCTGAGGATGATGAAGCGTAAAATTTGGCCCGACATTGAGCGACGAATTATTCCAGCTCAAAACGGAGTGAAGTCACGTTTGGGACATCGAGCAGAAGGGGCATAA
- a CDS encoding 4Fe-4S ferredoxin codes for MKVLRKIIEIDEELCDGCGMCVPGCAEGALQIIDGKARVVADKYCDGLGDCVGECPTGALKIIEREADEFDEEAVEQYLAEKEGNKGKEIPVMACGCPSTNIQTFAAPVYCQEAIKPADIEESSESALTHWPVQIRLVPATAPFLKGADLLILADCSAVAFPTLHSDLLKGKVVMMGCPKFDDTQDCIKRFADIFKIAGIKSVTTVVMEVPCCSGLPMIIKKGIEAAGKEIPIEEVILSTRGKIIERKASPILKPGEIPVMSAPVKQS; via the coding sequence ATGAAAGTCCTGCGAAAAATAATCGAAATTGACGAAGAGTTGTGTGACGGGTGCGGGATGTGCGTGCCCGGATGTGCTGAGGGAGCTCTGCAGATTATAGACGGCAAGGCGCGGGTCGTTGCAGACAAATATTGTGACGGCCTTGGTGATTGTGTGGGCGAATGCCCAACCGGAGCTCTAAAAATAATCGAGCGGGAAGCAGACGAATTTGATGAAGAGGCAGTGGAACAATACCTCGCAGAAAAAGAAGGCAACAAGGGCAAGGAGATACCTGTTATGGCTTGCGGATGTCCCTCGACTAACATTCAGACATTTGCAGCGCCTGTATACTGTCAGGAAGCAATTAAACCTGCCGATATCGAAGAGAGCAGCGAATCTGCCCTTACCCACTGGCCCGTGCAGATAAGACTTGTACCCGCAACAGCTCCATTTCTTAAAGGAGCCGATCTTCTTATCCTGGCAGATTGTAGCGCCGTCGCCTTCCCCACTCTTCACAGTGACCTATTAAAAGGGAAAGTGGTTATGATGGGGTGTCCGAAATTTGATGATACCCAGGATTGCATAAAGAGGTTTGCCGATATCTTCAAGATTGCAGGCATCAAAAGCGTTACCACTGTTGTTATGGAGGTTCCCTGCTGTTCCGGCCTTCCCATGATAATAAAGAAGGGTATCGAGGCAGCGGGCAAGGAAATACCCATAGAAGAAGTGATTCTAAGCACAAGAGGGAAAATCATAGAGCGGAAAGCAAGCCCGATTTTGAAGCCTGGCGAGATACCCGTTATGTCGGCTCCGGTTAAACAATCTTAG
- a CDS encoding PilZ domain-containing protein produces the protein MVQDVEKRRARRFEIPGGKVRYKKTGLLILVKGFSKTYHVVNVSKGGLALVCDEGLDRGEKVMVQLLAPNEKPLNLHARVRWRGSTDSGDMLLGVEFMPFTGRRGHNSLEALDVLRRLDAQYGKEKEEEED, from the coding sequence ATGGTACAGGATGTTGAGAAGAGAAGAGCTCGCCGGTTTGAGATACCCGGCGGAAAAGTGAGATACAAAAAAACAGGGCTACTTATTTTAGTCAAGGGTTTTTCAAAGACATACCATGTGGTGAACGTGAGCAAAGGGGGACTCGCTTTAGTGTGCGATGAAGGGCTTGACCGGGGCGAGAAAGTAATGGTGCAATTACTGGCTCCGAACGAAAAGCCTTTGAATCTGCATGCGCGGGTGCGGTGGCGAGGGTCAACGGACAGCGGTGATATGCTCCTTGGTGTCGAATTCATGCCGTTTACCGGCCGCAGAGGTCATAACTCGCTTGAAGCGCTTGACGTACTCAGGAGGCTCGACGCGCAGTACGGAAAGGAAAAGGAAGAGGAAGAGGATTAA
- a CDS encoding AbrB/MazE/SpoVT family DNA-binding domain-containing protein: MANVSTTKMSSKGQVVIPENIRKQLNLKAGAQFVVVGEKDVVILKNIAPPSLDEFGGLIAEARKKGKQAGIKKSDIGDAILKARSKKK; encoded by the coding sequence ATGGCAAATGTATCAACAACAAAAATGTCCTCTAAAGGACAAGTTGTTATTCCCGAAAACATACGGAAACAACTCAATTTAAAGGCTGGCGCTCAATTTGTCGTTGTCGGTGAAAAGGACGTTGTTATTCTTAAAAATATAGCTCCGCCATCACTTGATGAATTTGGCGGCCTTATTGCTGAGGCCAGAAAAAAAGGTAAACAAGCCGGAATTAAAAAATCTGATATTGGCGATGCCATATTAAAAGCCAGAAGTAAAAAGAAATGA
- a CDS encoding putative toxin-antitoxin system toxin component, PIN family, whose amino-acid sequence MRIVLDTNVFISGIFFSGPPSQILKAWEKGSFKILLSQDILDEYHRVAHELSSKFSSIDILPIIEMVTVHGQFVDTKDLDIVICEDPDDDKFIECAIAGKCRIIISGDKHLSKLSGYQDINVLNPRNFVERYLK is encoded by the coding sequence ATGAGAATTGTCCTTGATACAAATGTGTTCATATCCGGGATATTTTTTAGCGGTCCTCCTTCTCAAATCCTCAAAGCTTGGGAAAAAGGCAGTTTTAAAATCTTACTTTCGCAAGACATCCTTGATGAATACCATCGTGTCGCTCATGAATTATCATCTAAATTTTCCTCTATCGATATATTGCCAATTATTGAAATGGTTACAGTTCACGGACAATTTGTTGATACTAAAGATTTGGATATCGTCATATGTGAAGATCCTGACGACGATAAATTCATTGAATGTGCCATTGCAGGCAAATGCAGAATAATTATCAGCGGGGATAAGCATTTATCAAAACTGTCAGGATATCAAGATATTAATGTTTTGAATCCACGGAATTTCGTTGAAAGGTATTTAAAATAA